In the genome of Planctomyces sp. SH-PL62, the window GATCCTGATCTACTGGCTGATGCTCGCCGGGACCGCGCTGGGGGGCGACAACCCGTTCGGCGCCCGGCTGGTCTCGGCGGTGATGGGGACGGCGACGGTGCTCCTCGCCTGGGGTTGGGCGAGGCGCGTGCTGGGGGCCAAGGTCGGGCGGCTGACGGGCCTGGTGCTGGCGACGATGCCGCTGATGATGGCCGAGTCGAAGCTCTGCACCACCGACGCCACGCTCGCCTTCTTCTTCGTCGGCTGCCAGGTCGCGCTCTGGGAGTTGTGGACGCGGCCCTCGCGACGGGCCGCCGCGGCGTTTTGGGTGCTCCTGGGCCTGGCGGTGCTCACCAAGTCGCCGGCCGCGCCCGTGCTGCTGGCCGCGTCGGTCGGGGTCTCCTGGCTCTGCGGCGGGCCGAGCCCGTTCGTCTACCTGCGCCGGCTCCACTGGCGCTGGGGCCTGCCGCTGTTCCTGGCGATCATCGTCCCCTGGAACATCGCCATCCTGATCCGGTCGGGGGGCGAGTATTTCAACGTCGCCGTGGGCTATCACATCGTCCAGCGCGCCACGCAGGGCCTGGAGGAGCACGGCGGGTTCCCCGGCTATTACGTCGTGCTGGGGATGGCGACCCTGCTCCCCTGGTCGGCCCTGATCCCGGCGGCCCTGGCGTCGGCCTGGGCGCGTCGCAGGGAGACGGCGGCGGCGGGCTTCCTGATCGGCTGGGCGATCGGTCCGCTCTTCCTGCTGGAAGGCGTGCGGACCAAGCTGATCCACTACTATCTGCCGGCCGTCCCCGCGCTGGCGGTGCTGATCGCCTGGCTGCTGGTTCGGGCCGCCGACGCCTCGTTCGGCCTGGGTTCGCATCGGCTGTTCCGGTTCGCCGGCCGGATGCTCGCGATCTCGGGCGCGGTGGCGACGGTCGGGCTGGCGACGGCCGCCGTGGCGATCCTGCCCCCTCCCATGCGGGCCCCGGCCTGGACGCTGGCGGCGATCATCGCCGTGGGCACGGTCTACGGGCTCCGCGAGGCCGCCGCCGGTCGGCTCCGCAATGCGATCCGGGGGGCGCTCGGCTGCACCGTCGCGATGGAGCTGGTGCTCGCCGGCTGGTGCCTCCCCGCCGCCGAGCCCTATCGCTCGTCGACCGTGGTGGGGCGTCGCCTGGCCGCGCTGGAGGCCGCCACCGGCGTCCCCCCCGCGCTCTGCACCTTCCGGCCCCCCGGCGCGGTCTACACCCTGGGCCATCCCGCCCCCTTGCTCCGGAGCCGCCGCGAGATCTTCGACCTGGCCGACCGCTCGGGATCGATCCTGATGCCCCTGACCCCGCTGGAACTCCAGATGCTCCAGGACGACCCGGCCTTCCAGGTCGACGTCCGCGAGACCGTCGAGGGGCTCAGCATCGAGAAGGGCCGGAACGAGATCCTCCACCTGTCCGTCGTCCGCCCCGGCCCCGGCTCCATCCCGGCCGTCGCCGCCCCGGAGCCGGGCGCGGTCGTGCGCTGAGACGCGACGCGGGCCGTCCGTATCGAAGGGGAGGGGAAGGTGATGGCGAAGGTCGGCGTGCTGGTCGTCCACGTGACGAGCCACGGCTACGGGCACATGAACCGGACGGTGGCGGTGCTCAACCACGTGCCGGCCGAGGTCCCCGTGGTGATCCGCTGCCACCCCGAACTGTTCCCGAACTGGCGGGAGCGGCTCACCCGGCCGGCGGACCTCGACGCCCACGTCTCGGATTCGGGCGCCGTCAACCCGATGGGAGGGAGCGGCGAGACCGACGCCCCGGCGACCCTGGCGCGGGCGCTCGAAGCCTACCGCGAGGCCGTCGGACGGATCGACGACGACGCCGACTTCCTCCGCGACGCCGGCGCCGCCGCGCTTTTGAGCGACGCCCCGCCGCTGCCGCTGGCCGCCGCTCGCCGCGCGGGGGTGCCCGGCTGGCTCCTGGCCAACTTCACCTGGGCCGACATCTACGAGCCCTACGCGCGCACGGCCGGGCCCGAGATGAAGCGGCTGGTGGCGGACCTGAAGGGCGCCTATCGCCAGGCCGCGGGCGTCTTCCGCGCCGAGCCCGCGCTCAAGATGGGCTGGCTGCCCAATCAGGTGGACGTCGGCCTGGTCGCCAATCCGGGCCGCGACCGCGCGAAGGAGCTTCGCGGGCGGCTGGGGCTGGGGGATTCGGAAAAGCTCGTTTATTTCTACGTGGGACGATACGGCCAGGACGACCTCGACTGGGGGCGCCTGGCCTCGTTCGCCGGGCGCGGGGTGCACTTCGTCGGCTATCACGCCGCGCCGGTGGGGGCGCTGCCGAACCTGCATCTGGTCCCGGCCTCGGAGTGGTCGGGGGGCGACCTGATCGCCTCGACCGACGCGGTGGTCGCCAAGGCGGGCTACGGCACGATGAGCGAGGCGATGGCCCACGGCCGGCCCATCCTCTATCCGCCCCGCCGGGGCTTCGCCGAGTACCGCGCCCTCGACCGCGCCGCGCGCGCCTGGGGCGGCGGCGTCCCGGTTTCCTCGCGCGACTTCGCCGCCATGCGGATCGGCCCCGCCCTCGACCGCGCGTTCGCCCTCGGCCGACTCGCGCCCCCGTTCCACCCCGACGGCGCCCGTCGCGTGGCGCGCCACCTGGCGGAGCACTGCCGACCGGCCGGATGACCCGCCGGTCGATACGGCTCCGGCGCCCCGCCGGGCCGCGACGGTTCCTTGATGGCGGCGACGGCCGCCATTACACTGCCGGACGAGAAGCCCCCCGGGAGCGGCCGCGCCGCCCCGGCGCGGACGTTCCGATCCCCGGCCCCGTCGAGAGGAGAGGTCCCATTCCACCCATGAAGTTTCAGGCGCAATTGGATCGGCGAGGATTCCTCGGGACCGCCGCGGCGGTGGCGGTCGGCGGGTCGTTGAGTTCCGGCCTCACCAGGCTGAAAGCCGCCCCCGCCGGCACGGTCGGCGAGACCGACCAGTTCTGGTATCGCCTGGCGCCGGAAGGCCCCTACATCGACTCCCAGCGCGGCGACCGGGCCTTCGGATTCGGCGGCGGGAAGATCTTCCTGTCGAAGGACGCCGGCCGGACCTGGGCCCTCGAGGCGGCGTTCCCCGAGGCGGAGGACATCACCTTCAGCTGCTTCCTGAAGAACGGCAACATCCTCTTCGCCACGCGAGAGAAGCTGTTCCTCAGCACCGACGAACTCGCGACCCACCGGCAGGTCGTGGTCAAGGATCGCCAGGGGCGGGACTACCTCCCGCACACGCCGAAGGACCCGGACCAGCCCGGCTGGTATTTCCACCCGCTCGACGGCGTCCACACCTGGGACGTGGACGGCTCGGAGATGCTCGTCTGGGGGAACTACTGCAACGTGCTCGGCGGCCCCGTGCCGGTGAACATCTTCTACTCCACCGACGGCGGCGAGACCGTCAAGATCGCCTACTCCTTCGGCCGGAACCCCGCCTTCCAGGAGCCGGGCGCCGCGCCCGAGTCGTTCCTCGGCGATCCCGACAATCCGGTGGTCTGTCGGCACGTCCACGGGGTGACCTACCACCCCGCCGAGCGGGCGTTCTACGCCTGCACCGGCGACATCGACCGCGGGCACGGGCACGAATGCCACTGGCTGCGCGGGGTGTACGACGCGAAGGCCGACGCCTGGGACTGGAAGATCCTGGTGTCGGTGAACTCGAATTCGCGGTACAAGTCCGGCGGCATCAACTTCGTCGACGGCCAGCTCTACTGGGCCGCGGACGCGAACGGCCCCAAGCCGGCCGACGAGAAGCACGACCGCGGCATCTTCCGCTGCGCCCCGGCGGATCTCGCGGACCCGAGCAAGCACACCCGGCTCTTCGACGCCGAGTTCGAGATGGCGAACATGATCATCGAGGACGGCGTGATGGTCGCGGGCCATTGCGCCCCCGCGTCGACCCTCGCCACGGGCCTCGCCTACTCGGCGGACCTGGGGAAGACCTGGAAGGAATACGACCTGGCCGAGTTCGGCCCCCGCTCCCCGCTCCGCTTCCAAAGGAAGAACAGCGAGGGCTGGTTCCGGATGGACCTGCGCAAGGGATGGATCGAACGGGGCGAGGTCCTGTTCATCAAGCCCAAGCCGTGACGACGCTTCGAGGCGGGGGCCGACCGAAGTCGGGCCCCGCCTCGGGGTCGATGCGATGCGATGCGATGCGAGGTCAGCTCACGGGCCGGAGGGACCGGAGCCGGTTGTTGAAGAGGTCGAGCCGGGCGCGGAAGTCGCGGCCGGTGTTGGAGCCTCCCGAGGGGAAGGCGCCGGTGAACGCGCCGTCGAGCGGGTTGCCGGCGAGGTCGCGGATCCCGACGGCCTGCCCGGCCGAGGAGCGGAGCGTGAGGACGTAGGCCCCGTTGCGGAGCCTCCCGCCGGCCGGTTGCAGCGTGACGGTCTGCGAGCGGTTGGTCGAGCCGGGGGCGACCGCCACCGAGGCGAGCGGCAGCGGGGCGCCGCGTTCCGTGGCGAAGGTGTAGGAGGCCGGGTCGCGGAGCCGCGCCAGGTCCAGGCCCACGCCGGCGTCCGCCTGCCCGCCGTGGTCGCGGACCACGGCGACGACCTCGCCGCGGAGGGGGATGATCGAGACCCCCCAGACTCGGGGGCCGACCGTGTCGATCGTGAGCGGCTCGGCCAGGGTGGCCAGGCCGTTCGCCCAGGAGGACGTGCTGGCCGAGAGCGCCTGGACCGTGTAGGCGCCGTCGGCCAAGGTCGCCGTCGAGGCGACGGACCAGCGGCCCGAGGCGTCGGCGACGGTCGAGCCGATGTGGATCATCATCCCCTGGCCGCCGCTCGGCGTGGCGTAGACGTCGATCCACGCGCCGGGCACGCCGCTCGTCCCCTGGAACGACGGGCGGACGTCGTTGGTGACGAGGTCGGAGTCCGAGAGGCCCGAATCGCTCGAGGCCGCCAGCCGGCCCGCCAGCGCGGGGGCGGGCGCGGTGCTCCCGGACGTGCCGGCGACCTGGAACGTGATCGGCACGCCGCCGACCGTCGTCGTCGCCGTCCCGGCCCCGGAGAGGAACAGCCGCGGCGAGAAGACGCCCGTCCGGGCGTAGGCGTGCGTCCCCACCACGCGGAACGTCCCGGTCGCGCCCGGCACCGGCTCGATCCGGCCCACCGTCGCGGCCCCGTCGCCCCAGGCGATCACCGCCGTGATGCCGACGGCCGAGAAGTTCGCGAGCGTGGGGGTCAGGAGCCCGGCCGTCACGTCGACCAGCGGCACGCGGGCCGTCGCCGGGATCGAGACCGGCTGGGCCGTGAAGCTGGGCGTGGACGAGTTGTAGACCTGGATGTCTTCATAGGCGCGGATCGTGATCGGCGCGTCGCCCGGCGTCAGGGGGGGGATCCGAAGCACGCCCCCTCCCAGGTCCTGGAAGCTCGACGGGTCGAGCAGGCGTCCGCCGGCGTCGATGAAGAGCTTGTCCGTCCCGTCCACCCCGTCGACGATCCCCGTGTCGTCCGCGCCGTCGAGCGCCACCAGCGTCGCGCCGGCGGCGCCGGGCAGCGAGAGGATCGTCGCGTCGTCGCCGTGGCCCTGGTTGACGTAGACCGCCACGCCCTGGGGCAGATTCTGGAGCCGGACCACGTCGCCGGAGGGGGTCTCCGCCGGCGAGGCGTCCTCGACGTATAGGCTCGTCAGGCCGGCGACGGGGGGGAACACCGGGTTCCCCTCGTCGTCCAGCACGACGTTCCCTTCCTCGTCCACCACGGGCTTGGGCTGATAGTCCACGGTGGTCGTCACCGTGCCCATCGACCAGCCCCGCTGGATCCGCAAGGACGCCTTGTTGGAGACCAGGAACCGGGCCAGCCGCGCGTCGGCGTTCTGCTCGACCAGCGCCAGGGCCTCGCCGTTGGCGATCGAGAGCCCGCCGTCGATCACCCGCAGGTCGGAATCGAGCACGGCCGAGACGATCGTGCCGTCGGGCAAGGTTCGGACGCCGTCGACCGACCCGGCCATGACGTCGTAGAACCAGCGGTAATCGGTCACAGTCGACGCGTCGTCGAGCAGGGGGGCGCCGGGATCGAGCTGATAGGCGATGTTCCGCGCCTCGCCGGCGTCGGTCAGCGCGATCTGGCCGCGATACAGCGGGAAGACCTGATGCATCGCGAAGGAGAAGGCGCCCGAAGGGGGGGCGCCGACGAGGCTCAGCGCGTAGGGGGAGCCGGGGTGGACCGCCCCGGTCCCGAGATAGGTCAGGCCGGTCCTCGGCTCGCCGGCCACGCCGCTCGCCGGGCCATGGGGCAGGGGGTCGCCGTTGCGGAAGTCGACCATCAGCGACGCGCCTCGGTTCCCCCTGGCGTCGATGTTCAGGGCGTGGACCTCGTCGGGTCGGAAGAACAGGCCGCCGACCGCGGGGTTGTCCGCGTCCCGGAGCGCGGCGAAGGCGGACGTCCCCGAATCGAAGCCGAGGAACCAGTTCGGGGTCCCCCGGCGGGTCCCCAGGTTCCAGTAGTTGCCGACCGAGACGTCGACCCCCCCGCCGCCGTTCTGGACCACGAAGTCGGAGTCGATCCCGAAATTCCCGCCCCGGACGCTCTCCAGCCAGATCGAGGCCCGGCCGCCGCCGCCGACGTAGGTGACGGGGGCGTCGATCGAGGCGACCCAGACGTTCGCGGTGCCCGAGGAGCGGAGCGTCAGCCGGCTCGTCGGGTCGGACGAGGTCCCGAGGATCGAGAAGTCGCGATGGGCCGGGCCCGCCGTGGCGTCGATCGTCGTGGCGACGCCGGCGGCCGTCCCTCGCACCAGGTAGAGCGGGCTCGCCGCGGCGGCGACGGTCGTCCCCCGGACGGTCAAGGTGGAGACGCCCGAGTACGAGATCCCGGCGAACCGCGCCTGGACGGCCGGGTCGTTCGCGGTGATCGTACTGGTCGAGACGACGTACGACGGACGGACGCCGACGTCGTAGGCGGCGGGGCCGTCGGCCACGAGCAGGCTGTTCAGCTCGGAACCGGCGTCGGCGGAGACGGTGATCGGCCCGGCGAGGGCCTGGATCCCCCCCGATCCGGCCGCGAGGTCGTCGCCCAGGATCACCCGCTCGGAGTCGCCCTGGAGGACGATCCGAGTCGCCACGCCCGTGCTCCGAACCCGGATCGTCTGGCCGCCGAACGCCGCCTCGATTTGCAGTTTCGACGGATCCGCGACGGTCACCGTCCGGCTCCCGGAGCCGGTCACGACCAGCGAGGCCGCGTTGCCCGTCACGTCGATCGGGTTGTTCGAGGGGTCGACCGCGAACGTGTAGACCCCCCCCGCCCGCGAGACCAGCAAGGATTCCAGCGCCGCCGGATCGGTCCGATAGACCAGCGAGCCATCGGCCGCGATGTCGATCGAGGCGTTCAGGAGCGCCCGCCCCTCCAGCCGCTCCACCCCCGGCCGCCCCACGCGCCGCTTCCGACCTCTCCGAGCCGTCGCCATGGATCCACCCTTCGCCAAGGCGCCGGCGGTCCCCCTCGCATGAAGGCCGACCGACGCGACGGTGCTTCGTCCCGCGTCCCTGCTCCGATCTCCTTGGTCCTCATCTTAGCAAGCCGTCGGCGTTCCATCCCCCCTAAACGTCCCGTTTTGAAACCGCCCCTTCCCGAGCGGTCGGGTCGAGCGGCCAGTCGGGGTCGTGGGGACGTTCGATCGGGGAGGTGAGGCTCAGCGATCGAGCTGGAGGCCGCCGGGGGAGTCCTCGGCGCGGGCGGTCTGGAAGCGGAGGGATTCGGGGGCCCTCGGGGAGGCGGCGCCGACGACCTCGTCGAAGACGGGGAGGACGAGGGGGACGCCCGAGGCCGGCGAGACGGGCCGGGGGCCGTGCGTCGCGAGGCCGGGCGTGCGCCGGCGCGAGGTTCGGGCTCGTCGTCGGCCGATTGGAGCCGGGCGCCGTTGATCTCGACCGGCGGGCCGAGGCGGACGCCGTTCCGGGAGGCCGGGCCGGAGTTGGAGTGGGAGCCGGATGGAGAAGTCGAGGTCCTGCGGGACGAGGAGGGGGCTCGGGGGCGGGGAGGGTCTCGCGGACCGTCGTGTCGCCGCCGCCGGGTTCGCCTCGGGGGCGGGTGCGGGTCATCTCGGCGAGGTCCATCGTCGTGTAGCCGCTGAACTGGGGCTGCACGAACAGGGCGGTGCGCTGCGCGTCGGGGAACGGCTGATTGAGCTTCAGGCTGGACATCGCGATGTCCAGCGTCAGCCGTTCGCGCTTCCATTCGAGCGTGAGCTTGTCGGGGATGCGGCAGGTGGTCTCGGCGGCGGTCCGGGAGCGGTCGGCCGCGTCGGTTTCGGAGTCGGTCTCGACGGTCGACTTCACCGCGATCTCGGCGTAGTGCTTGATGGCGGCCCGGCCGAGCAGGGTCTTGCCGTCGCGGTCGAAGGCGTGGAAGGCGAGGATTCGGTTGGTCGCGTCGTCGACGACCATCTCGCGGATGTAGGCCGAGCCTTGATCGCGCGAGGGGGGGAGCCGCAACAGGGTCGTCCCGGGCTGCGGGCCGACCTTGATCCGCGCCGAGGCCGCCTCGTCGGGCGTGATCGGCTTGAGCCCCAGGGCGCTGACGATCCAGTCGGGCTGGTAGGTTGCGGCCAGCTCGCTCGCCGCCAGGTCGTCGTAGGACGCGCGGAAGATGTATTTGTCGTCGTTCTTGACCCAGAACCAGAACTCGTCGCGGTTCGAGCCCATGTCGGCGACGTCCACGCCGGCGACCCGGCTCCCCAGCTCCAGCTTGAAGTCGTACGGCTGGACCACGGCCAGCCGGCCGCTGACCGAGCCGACCTGGGGCTTGCCGCCGTCGGGCGGGGTCATCGACACGCCGATCGTCGGGCTGGCCTTCACGGTCTGGATCAGCCGGGCGTTGCGGTTGTGGTCGCGGACGAACTCGTCGAGGTAGAACGAGACCCGGGGCTCGGCCGCGGGGGGCGTCGGCCGGGTCGAGGGCGAGACGCCGGCGGTCCGGCATCCGGCGGCCGCCAGGCAGGCCGAGAGCGCGAGCAGCATGCGGGACGCGGCCTTGGCCTTCATGGGGTCCGTCTTTCCTCGGCGAATCGGGCGATCGTTCCGGGGCGACGTCGGTTGTCGAGACGGCGCGGGGAGCGGTCGGCCGGGGCGAACAGGGAACCGGCGCGAATTATCATGAAAGAGGTGGAATCGCGAAGGGGGCCGCACCTTAGCCCAGGTCAAGGACCCACGCAAGGGCGATCCGGGAGTGTGAGGCCCCTCATTCAGCGATCCCGCACCCCTCCGCTTCCTTCTCTATCGGCCGTTCGGGCGCGGAACTTCACTCGTCAACCGGCGAGGAAGCGTTCCAGCGCGTCGAAGCCCTTCTCCAGGGTCGCTAGATCGGTCGCGAACGACATCCGCGCGTAACCCTCGGCCCCGAACGCCGAGCCCATCACCAGGGCGACGTTGGCCTTCGCCAGCGCCGCGAGGCAGAACGAGGTCGAGTCGACGACCTTGACGCCGGCCAGCGTCCGGCCGAAGTGCGACGACACGTTCATGAAGGCGTAGAACGCGCCGCCGGGGGGGAGGCAGGTCACGCCGGGGAGCTTCTCGATCCGCTCCAGAACGTAGGCGCGGCGCCTGGTGAACTGCTCCTTCATCTCCCGAACCGAGTCCTGCGGCCCCACGATCGCCTCGAGCGCCGCGTATTGACTGATAGAGCAGGGGTTGCTGGTCTCCTGGCTCTGGAGGTCGCCGATGAACTTGGAGACCCCGGTCGGGGCGACGCTCCAGCCGATCCGCCAGCCGGTCATGGCGTAGGTCTTGCTGACGCCGGAGATGGTGATCGTCCGCGAAGGGAGGTCGGGGTGCAGGCTCGCGAAGCAGGTCGGCCGCGCGTCGCCGTAGGTGAGCTGCTCGTAGATCTCGTCGGACAGGACGCCGACCTCGGTCTTGAGCACGGCCTCGGCCAGCGCCGCCAGCTCCGACCGCTCGTAGACCACGCCCGTCGGGTTGGACGGGCTGTTGATCATGAGGAGCTTGGTGCGGGGCGTGACGGCCCCCAGGAACTGCTCCGGGGTCATCTTGAAGCCGGCCGACTCGGGCGTCGAGACGACGACCGGCGTGGCCCCGGTCAGCTTCACCAGGTCGGAATAGCTGACCCAGTAGGGGGCGGGGATGACGACCTCGTCGCCAGGCCCGCAAACCGCCATGAGGGCGTTGTGGATCGCGTGCTTGGCCCCGTTCGAGATCACCACCTGCGCCGGGTCGGTTTTCACGCCGTGCTGGTCGGTGTAGACCCTGGCGACGGCCTCTCGCAGCTCCGGGACGCCGGCCGGGGGCGTGTAGTGGGTCTTGCCGTCGCGCATGGCGCGGACGGCCGCGTCCTGGATGTTCGTCGGCGTGTCGAAGTCGGGCTCGCCCAGGGCGAAGTCCAGGATTTGCAGCCCTTGGGCCTTCAGCTTCCGCGCCTCGGCGCCCATCGCCAGGGTCGCGGAGGGCTCGATCAATCCCGCCCGTTCCGCCAGAGAGAGAGGCATTCTCAGACCTTTCGCGTTCTCAGAAGTGTGATGGGCGCCGCGTCGAGCGGCGCGACCGGCGTAGGCGGGACGAAGAGAACCCGGACTCCGAAGCCGGCTCCCTTCCCGTACCCGACGCCTCGCGCCGCGACCGATACCTTCAGAAGACTATGCCGTCCCAGGGGTTCGCCGGCAAGTTCTGTCGATCGCGGGCTCGGGTCGGCCCACAGCCCAAACCAGGCCGCCGACTCACACTTCCGAGTTTGTCTCTTGCCTAGTCGGCTATATTTACCCCAGAGTGAGGCCGCAGATTGCAGAAGGCCTGGAGGCGTGTTAAAATGATCTGGCAGGGCAAGGCTTGCCGGTCTTCGGTGTTCTGGAGGCGGCGGGCTGGTTTGCTTGGTTGACCACAGGCCTAGGCCGGTTCCGATTCGATCGGCGGCCGAGGTTGATAAAGTTCGATTCAGGGATAGGACGGAAGGGAGTCCGACGGATCTCGCAACGGCGCGGTTCGTCGCCTGCGGAGCTGAGGGAGTCAGGGCGGACGGGGCGGGAATCCCACACTGCAAGTTTGTCGGGCACCGGGTGAGGGTGGGAACTATGCACCGCGTGGTGATCACAGGGATCGGTGTGGTTGCGCCCAACGGGGTTGGGGCGAAGGCGTTCAGCG includes:
- a CDS encoding ArnT family glycosyltransferase translates to MSSASPASEGSRPDAPTPDRRPILREALLIGLLALTLNLVGNGRISLWDRDEPRYAGATREMRASGDWIHPTFNDEPRYHKPILIYWLMLAGTALGGDNPFGARLVSAVMGTATVLLAWGWARRVLGAKVGRLTGLVLATMPLMMAESKLCTTDATLAFFFVGCQVALWELWTRPSRRAAAAFWVLLGLAVLTKSPAAPVLLAASVGVSWLCGGPSPFVYLRRLHWRWGLPLFLAIIVPWNIAILIRSGGEYFNVAVGYHIVQRATQGLEEHGGFPGYYVVLGMATLLPWSALIPAALASAWARRRETAAAGFLIGWAIGPLFLLEGVRTKLIHYYLPAVPALAVLIAWLLVRAADASFGLGSHRLFRFAGRMLAISGAVATVGLATAAVAILPPPMRAPAWTLAAIIAVGTVYGLREAAAGRLRNAIRGALGCTVAMELVLAGWCLPAAEPYRSSTVVGRRLAALEAATGVPPALCTFRPPGAVYTLGHPAPLLRSRREIFDLADRSGSILMPLTPLELQMLQDDPAFQVDVRETVEGLSIEKGRNEILHLSVVRPGPGSIPAVAAPEPGAVVR
- a CDS encoding Ig-like domain-containing protein, with protein sequence MATARRGRKRRVGRPGVERLEGRALLNASIDIAADGSLVYRTDPAALESLLVSRAGGVYTFAVDPSNNPIDVTGNAASLVVTGSGSRTVTVADPSKLQIEAAFGGQTIRVRSTGVATRIVLQGDSERVILGDDLAAGSGGIQALAGPITVSADAGSELNSLLVADGPAAYDVGVRPSYVVSTSTITANDPAVQARFAGISYSGVSTLTVRGTTVAAAASPLYLVRGTAAGVATTIDATAGPAHRDFSILGTSSDPTSRLTLRSSGTANVWVASIDAPVTYVGGGGRASIWLESVRGGNFGIDSDFVVQNGGGGVDVSVGNYWNLGTRRGTPNWFLGFDSGTSAFAALRDADNPAVGGLFFRPDEVHALNIDARGNRGASLMVDFRNGDPLPHGPASGVAGEPRTGLTYLGTGAVHPGSPYALSLVGAPPSGAFSFAMHQVFPLYRGQIALTDAGEARNIAYQLDPGAPLLDDASTVTDYRWFYDVMAGSVDGVRTLPDGTIVSAVLDSDLRVIDGGLSIANGEALALVEQNADARLARFLVSNKASLRIQRGWSMGTVTTTVDYQPKPVVDEEGNVVLDDEGNPVFPPVAGLTSLYVEDASPAETPSGDVVRLQNLPQGVAVYVNQGHGDDATILSLPGAAGATLVALDGADDTGIVDGVDGTDKLFIDAGGRLLDPSSFQDLGGGVLRIPPLTPGDAPITIRAYEDIQVYNSSTPSFTAQPVSIPATARVPLVDVTAGLLTPTLANFSAVGITAVIAWGDGAATVGRIEPVPGATGTFRVVGTHAYARTGVFSPRLFLSGAGTATTTVGGVPITFQVAGTSGSTAPAPALAGRLAASSDSGLSDSDLVTNDVRPSFQGTSGVPGAWIDVYATPSGGQGMMIHIGSTVADASGRWSVASTATLADGAYTVQALSASTSSWANGLATLAEPLTIDTVGPRVWGVSIIPLRGEVVAVVRDHGGQADAGVGLDLARLRDPASYTFATERGAPLPLASVAVAPGSTNRSQTVTLQPAGGRLRNGAYVLTLRSSAGQAVGIRDLAGNPLDGAFTGAFPSGGSNTGRDFRARLDLFNNRLRSLRPVS
- a CDS encoding pyridoxal phosphate-dependent aminotransferase, whose translation is MPLSLAERAGLIEPSATLAMGAEARKLKAQGLQILDFALGEPDFDTPTNIQDAAVRAMRDGKTHYTPPAGVPELREAVARVYTDQHGVKTDPAQVVISNGAKHAIHNALMAVCGPGDEVVIPAPYWVSYSDLVKLTGATPVVVSTPESAGFKMTPEQFLGAVTPRTKLLMINSPSNPTGVVYERSELAALAEAVLKTEVGVLSDEIYEQLTYGDARPTCFASLHPDLPSRTITISGVSKTYAMTGWRIGWSVAPTGVSKFIGDLQSQETSNPCSISQYAALEAIVGPQDSVREMKEQFTRRRAYVLERIEKLPGVTCLPPGGAFYAFMNVSSHFGRTLAGVKVVDSTSFCLAALAKANVALVMGSAFGAEGYARMSFATDLATLEKGFDALERFLAG